From a single Epinephelus fuscoguttatus linkage group LG18, E.fuscoguttatus.final_Chr_v1 genomic region:
- the LOC125905714 gene encoding amyloid-beta A4 precursor protein-binding family A member 1-like: MSHKYQGESSVEAGEEHRLPPRNRQPNGTSPGEPPVRRSWRPCQMLSQDGELNHHHHHHHHHHHQPHHQHHPPTGRGPHRHRRRPPSGQGQGQSQGQSQAQSPGQVPAVTPPRPDRDESRDAEPRPVQQPRPAVTRYRRHGDPNPRLRGHRHRQPVKEMQDLSPGADEREGPAEVKAQQRSSEDPVTDQLQDRGSPHQTPVAVVTPTHLSPGPATCNIQLPASHTPPVEEEEDLQEHKAECEDELEEVKEKDEEPEQVEDDDGDHHLTTGHSSCSHNDTKTVSDEAEERAERVEEDQEEVMDDVAEDIAAQGSEITDLCSDTESAASLSMDGPLHSPPPLHSPTPPSSPDVPPFPQLDHFSEDASMSPLPDNDLLPEDEDDCSESCSLSHPSCSDSYPKTYADFYTESHQKSYPEPVYDSYSEPKSHPNSFPEPLKTSYPEVHREPRRQSGRRTESNEAQQESRQEPRQEPFTSHRQENVQKGAPSSPTKGSHYAPRQGRNHSSHHAPLDRSVGCRLHHYDGQSDGEGDSTNQSPIPKSRRQAPRKAETQAKSPSSGQSSSGEAQEERSAMGLQGEDGTRGSGDAISMAIKDIKEAIEEVKIKTIRSPYTPDQPVEPIWVMRQEVSPTEEAYPLQTTAGHSSPHSPAQSVSESPSRYASVPVREPVSPLRAESARALHPQQYHQQQPQHNHHHHQGHHSQQRDTARPPQTYAQQQPYGHVPSNQHHQRQHQQQIQHQQQQQQVPAQRPRPPAQPQSPPQPPSVQELRRSLPSFPTFVDVPGPCDPEDLIDGIIFAATYLGCTHLLSERTPTKSARMQQAQEAMSRVRAAQKQAKNRKKSPDSEAPSTAEVDLFMSTQRIKVLNADTQESLMDLPLRTISYIADIGNMVVLMARGKMVRSRSAQENLDHTAEQTTMNHDDRRLYRMICHVFESEDAQLIAQSIGQSFSVAYQEFLRANGIDPEDLSQREYSDLLNTQDMYNDDLIHFSKSENCRDVYIEKQKGEILGVVIVESGWGSILPTVIIASMMHAGPAEKSGRLNIGDQIMTINGTSLVGLPLSTCQSIIKGLKSQSRIKMNIVRCPPVTMVLIRRPDLRYQLGFSVQNGIICSLMRGGIAERGGVRVGHRIIEINSQSVVATPHEKIVQILSNAMGEIHMKTMPAAMYRLLTAQEQPVYI, encoded by the exons ATGAGCCACAAGTATCAGGGAGAGTCGTCCGTGGAGGCAGGTGAGGAGCACAGGTTGCCTCCGAGGAACAGGCAGCCCAACGGGACGTCACCCGGGGAACCTCCTGTACGTCGGTCCTGGAGGCCATGTCAGATGCTCAGCCAGGATGGAGAACtgaatcaccatcaccatcatcatcatcaccatcatcatcagccacatcaccaacaccacccacccACAGGTCGCGGACCTCATCGGCATCGCAGGCGGCCTCCATCAGGGCAGGGACAGGGCCAAAGCCAGGGTCAAAGCCAGGCTCAGAGTCCAGGTCAGGTCCCGGCAGTAACTCCTCCCAGGCCAGACAGGGACGAGAGTCGAGATGCTGAGCCTCGTCCTGTCCAGCAACCCCGTCCTGCTGTCACCCGTTACCGCCGTCATGGCGACCCTAACCCCAGGCTCAGAGGTCACAGACACAGGCAGCCAGTCAAAGAGATGCAGGACCTTTCACCTGGTGCAGATGAGAGAGAGGGTCCAGCAGAGGTGAAGGCGCAACAGCGCTCCTCAGAAGATCCTGTAACCGACCAGTTACAGGACAGAGGATCTCCTCACCAGACTCCTGTTGCAGTCGTCACCCCCACCCACCTCTCACCTGGTCCTGCAACCTGTAACATACAACTTCCTGCCAGTCACACTCCTCCTGTTGAGGAAGAAGAGGACCTCCAGGAGCATAAAGCAGAGTGTGAAGACGAGCTGGAGGAGGTAAAGGAGAAGGACGAAGAACCAGAACAggtggaggatgatgatggagaCCACCACTTGACCACAGGTCACTCCAGCTGCAGCCATAATGACACGAAAACAGTCAGTGACGAGGCAGAGGAACGTGCAGAGAGGGTGGAGGAGGATCAAGAGGAAGTGATGGATGACGTTGCGGAGGACATCGCAGCTCAGGGAAGTGAAATCACTGATCTCTGCTCTGACACTGAGAGCGCCGCCTCGCTCAGTATGGATGGGCCTCTCCACAGCCCGCCGCCACTCCACTCCCCGACTCCTCCTTCGTCCCCTGATGTTCCACCTTTCCCCCAGCTGGACCACTTCAGCGAGGACGCCAGTATGAGCCCTCTGCCCGACAATGACCTGCTtcctgaagatgaagatgattgCTCTGAATCATGCTCGCTGTCTCACCCTTCCTGCTCTGACTCTTATCCTAAAACCTATGCAGACTTTTATACGGAGTCCCACCAAAAATCGTACCCAGAGCCTGTCTACGATTCGTACTCAGAGCCAAAATCCCATCCTAACTCTTTCCCTGAGCCCCTTAAGACCTCCTACCCCGAGGTACACAGAGAGCCTCGCAGGCAATCTGGTCGGAGGACTGAGTCTAATGAGGCCCAGCAGGAGTCCCGCCAAGAGCCCCGCCAAGAGCCCTTTACCAGCCATAGACAGGAGAATGTACAAAAGGGAGCTCCATCCTCCCCCACCAAGGGCTCCCATTATGCCCCAAGGCAGGGCAGAAACCACAGCTCGCATCACGCCCCGCTGGACCGCTCTGTTGGCTGCAGGTTGCACCACTATGACGGGCAATCTGATGGCGAGGGGGACAGCACCAATCAAAGTCCCATTCCCAAGAGTCGTAGGCAGGCACCCAGAAAAGCAGAAACCCAGGCCAAGAGCCCCTCGTCTGGGCAGAGCAGCTCAGGAGAAGCCCAGGAGGAGCGAAGTGCGATGGGTCTTCAAGGGGAGGATGGTACGAGGGGCTCAGGAGACGCCATCAGCATGGCAATTAAAGACATTAAGGAGGCAATCGAGGAGGTGAAGATTAAGACAATACGCTCCCCTTACACACCTGATCAGCCTGTGGAGCCGATTTGGGTGATGAGGCAGGAAGTCAGCCCCACAGAGGAGGCGTACCCACTGCAGACTACAGCCGGCCAT TCTTCTCCTCACTCCCCTGCTCAGTCTGTGTCTGAGTCTCCGTCCAGATACGCTTCAGTCCCGGTTCGGGAGCCGGTCAGTCCACTGAGAGCCGAGTCAGCCAGAGCACTTCATCCTCAACAGTATCACCAACAGCAGCCCCAACacaaccatcaccaccaccagggCCACCATTCACAGCAGAGGGACACCGCCAGGCCGCCACAGACATACGCACAGCAGCAACCGTATGGACACGTGCCGTCGAATCAGCACCACCAACGTCAACATCAGCAGCAGattcaacatcaacaacagcagcagcaggtgccAGCTCAGCGGCCACGACCTCCAGCTCAGCCACAGTCGCCTCCGCAGCCACCGTCTGTCCAGGAG CTTCGCAGATCTCTTCCTTCATTCCCTACATTTGTGGATG TCCCGGGACCATGCGACCCTGAGGACCTTATTGACGGCATCATCTTTGCAGCGACCTACCTGGGCTGCACCCACCTGTTATCAGAGAGGACGCCCACGAAGAGCGCCCGCATGCAGCAGGCACAGGAGGCCATGAGCAGAGTGCGG GCTGCACAGAAGCAGGCGAAAAACAGGAAGAAG AGCCCCGACAGCGAGGCTCCGTCCACTGCTGAGGTCGATCTGTTCATGTCCACGCAGAGGATCAAAGTCCTCAATGCAGACACTCag GAGTCTCTAATGGACCTGCCGCTGAGGACGATCTCCTACATAGCTGACATCGGTAACATGGTGGTGCTGATGGCCCGGGGGAAGATGGTGCGCTCCCGCAGCGCACAGGAAAACCTGGACCACACAGCTGAGCAAACCACCATGAACCACGACGACAGACGGCTGTACAGGATGATCTGCCACGTCTTCGAGTCTGAGGAT GCCCAGCTGATAGCTCAGTCTATCGGTCAGTCTTTCAGCGTTGCCTACCAGGAGTTCCTCAGGGCCAACGGCATCGACCCCGAAGATCTGAGCCAGAGGGAGTACAGCGACTTGCTCAACACTCAGGACATGTACAATGACGACCTCATCCACTTCTCAAAGTCAGAGAACTGCAGAGAT GTTTACATTGAGAAGCAGAAAGGAGAGATCCTGGGTGTGGTGATCGTGGAGTCGGGCTGGGGGTCCATCCTCCCCACCGTCATCATTGCCAGCATGATGCACGCTGGTCCGGCTGAGAAGTCTGGTCGACTAAACATCGGAGACCAGATCATGACCATAAACGGAACGAGTTTGGTGGGTTTACCGCTCAGCACCTGTCAGAGCATCATCAAG GGTCTCAAGTCTCAGTCCAGGATCAAGATGAACATCGTCAGGTGTCCTCCTGTCACCATGGTGCTCATCCGCAGGCCGGACCTCAGATACCAGCTGGGCTTCAGTGTCCAGAATGGCATA ATCTGCAGCCTGATGAGGGGAGGCATCGCTGAGAGAGGAGGCGTCCGTGTCGGTCACCGCATCATTGAGATCAACAGCCAAAGCGTCGTGGCAACGCCTCACGAGAAGATCGTTCAGATTCTGTCTAATGCCATGGGAGAG ATCCACATGAAGACGATGCCTGCAGCAATGTACCGTCTGCTGACAGCACAGGAGCAACCTGTCTACATCTGA